One Methanobrevibacter sp. genomic region harbors:
- a CDS encoding adenosylcobinamide amidohydrolase encodes MYSHRLIFRTSSDDEIFYLKNTILINFKHNRNGVSTSELNGGTCELYKSVFNQHLSQDKIDYLETHDVRDYLINECSLMDIDSNFSTGLITLAEMDNLSIVSKSYKNVEVTAISTAGVRTNASKAGDSASYWQKNGEFHFGTINIILLINVNLSKSTLMDAFMTATEAKTVALNNLKIPSQYSNGYATGTGTDGLCIFSNTDSEDVITNAGKHSKLGELIGLAVIESVTKAIAKQVWITNKSQSNVLVRLNRYALDINDFYDNLDCDKDQFIRKLQKEMKKQDNVAITTSVLNLIDEVNCDLIKKEDASVLAKKIVKENCNSYPIIVLLEYWINYFIQ; translated from the coding sequence ATGTATTCACATAGACTTATTTTTAGAACATCATCTGATGATGAAATTTTTTATTTAAAAAATACAATTTTAATTAATTTTAAACATAATCGCAATGGGGTATCTACATCAGAACTTAATGGTGGAACTTGCGAGTTATACAAATCTGTTTTTAACCAACATTTGTCCCAGGATAAAATTGATTATCTTGAAACTCATGATGTTAGGGACTATCTAATAAATGAATGTAGTCTTATGGATATTGATTCAAATTTTTCAACTGGTTTAATTACATTAGCTGAAATGGATAATTTGAGTATTGTATCAAAATCATATAAAAATGTTGAAGTTACAGCTATATCAACTGCAGGTGTTAGGACAAATGCTTCAAAAGCAGGTGATTCTGCATCATACTGGCAGAAAAATGGTGAGTTTCATTTCGGAACAATCAATATAATATTGCTAATTAATGTTAATCTGTCTAAATCAACATTGATGGATGCGTTCATGACTGCTACCGAAGCTAAAACGGTTGCTTTGAATAATTTAAAAATTCCCTCTCAATATTCTAATGGATATGCAACAGGAACTGGTACTGATGGTTTGTGCATATTTTCCAATACTGATTCTGAAGATGTTATAACTAATGCAGGAAAACATTCAAAGCTTGGAGAGCTCATTGGCCTTGCCGTTATAGAATCTGTAACAAAAGCTATTGCAAAACAAGTTTGGATTACAAATAAATCTCAATCAAATGTTTTAGTTAGATTAAATAGGTATGCATTGGATATTAATGATTTTTATGATAATCTTGATTGTGATAAAGATCAATTTATTCGTAAATTACAAAAGGAAATGAAAAAACAGGATAATGTTGCTATTACAACTTCTGTTTTAAATTTAATTGATGAAGTAAACTGTGATTTAATTAAAAAAGAGGATGCTTCTGTTCTGGCTAAAAAAATAGTAAAAGAAAATTGCAATAGTTATCCAATAATTGTGTTATTGGAATATTGGATTAACTATTTTATTCAATAG
- a CDS encoding PRC-barrel domain-containing protein, giving the protein MRIKDELFGKEVLDAEIQIVGKVSDVLFDKDTFELTDLVIKKTGLSEQIKASENVIPIELVKVIGDKILLKGEDDI; this is encoded by the coding sequence ATGAGAATTAAAGATGAATTATTTGGTAAAGAAGTTCTCGATGCTGAAATTCAAATCGTTGGAAAAGTCTCTGATGTTCTTTTTGATAAAGATACATTTGAACTTACAGATTTAGTAATTAAAAAAACAGGATTATCAGAACAAATTAAAGCTAGTGAAAACGTCATTCCAATAGAATTAGTGAAAGTTATTGGTGATAAAATTTTACTCAAAGGCGAAGATGATATTTAA
- the xseA gene encoding exodeoxyribonuclease VII large subunit yields the protein MEEKTFTVSEINSYINRKLKMDPNLKNIYIKGELSNYKSYPSGHSYFTLKDENSQISGVMFKGFKDKFLNFEPENGMKVIIKGKIEVYVKNGKYQLYATKMTEDGMGNLHIAYEQLKKKLNKEGLFDDAHKKEIPKYPKRIGVVTAQTGAAIRDIITTIKKRYPICEILVFSTLVQGDQAAAEIVSQINHAQEYDLDTLIVGRGGGSIEDLWPFNEEIVAHAIYNCKIPVISAVGHEIDYAISDFVADKRAPTPTGGAVLAVPDITEVKNNINQLSDNINKIISDKISQNKTTLKHISEKQILKNPKSIYEIKGMDLDSLMDKLNFASKNIINENKTKLFRLENSIVLKNPTEITHSKREIFLKNFEKLEVLNPLKTLKRGYTLAKSNDKVISSAKDVETGDQIDIEFDDGIVNTKVI from the coding sequence ATGGAAGAGAAAACATTCACAGTATCCGAAATTAATTCTTACATCAATAGAAAATTGAAAATGGATCCTAATTTGAAAAATATTTACATTAAAGGTGAACTTTCCAATTACAAATCTTATCCTAGCGGACATAGTTATTTTACTCTAAAAGATGAAAACTCACAAATCTCAGGAGTAATGTTTAAAGGTTTTAAAGATAAATTTCTAAATTTTGAACCAGAAAATGGTATGAAAGTTATCATTAAAGGAAAAATTGAAGTTTATGTGAAAAATGGAAAATATCAATTATATGCCACCAAAATGACCGAAGACGGGATGGGGAATTTGCATATTGCTTATGAGCAACTAAAGAAAAAGCTCAATAAGGAAGGATTATTTGACGATGCGCATAAAAAAGAGATACCAAAATATCCTAAACGCATTGGTGTTGTCACAGCACAAACAGGTGCTGCAATTAGAGACATCATAACAACAATAAAGAAAAGATATCCCATTTGTGAAATTTTAGTCTTTTCAACATTAGTGCAGGGAGACCAGGCAGCAGCAGAAATTGTAAGCCAAATTAACCATGCACAAGAATATGATTTAGATACACTGATTGTTGGTAGAGGTGGAGGAAGTATTGAAGATTTATGGCCATTCAATGAAGAAATTGTTGCACATGCAATTTATAACTGTAAAATACCAGTCATTAGTGCAGTAGGGCATGAAATTGATTATGCAATATCTGACTTCGTAGCAGATAAAAGAGCACCTACACCTACAGGTGGTGCAGTGCTTGCAGTACCCGACATAACTGAAGTTAAAAACAACATAAACCAACTTTCAGACAATATTAATAAGATCATTTCAGACAAGATTAGTCAAAATAAAACTACATTAAAACATATTTCTGAAAAGCAAATTTTAAAAAATCCAAAATCAATTTATGAAATCAAAGGAATGGATTTAGATAGTCTAATGGACAAGTTAAATTTTGCATCTAAAAACATAATCAATGAGAATAAAACAAAATTATTCAGATTAGAAAACTCAATTGTTCTAAAAAACCCTACAGAGATAACACACTCTAAAAGAGAAATATTCTTAAAGAATTTTGAAAAGTTAGAAGTATTAAACCCTCTTAAAACATTGAAAAGAGGCTATACATTAGCAAAAAGTAATGATAAAGTCATTTCATCAGCAAAAGATGTTGAAACAGGAGATCAAATTGACATTGAATTTGATGACGGAATTGTAAATACAAAGGTGATATAA
- a CDS encoding exodeoxyribonuclease VII small subunit: MENLSFEESLEKLEEIVNKLENGDVPLDDAIDEFSNAMKLVKLCNDKLTAAEESIAKIVKENGEVVEFNPIE; this comes from the coding sequence ATGGAAAATTTAAGTTTTGAAGAAAGTTTAGAAAAATTAGAAGAAATCGTTAACAAATTAGAGAATGGAGATGTGCCATTAGATGATGCAATTGATGAATTCAGCAACGCAATGAAACTAGTTAAATTATGTAATGACAAATTGACTGCTGCTGAAGAATCTATTGCAAAAATCGTTAAAGAAAATGGAGAAGTTGTAGAATTCAATCCTATTGAATAA
- the pyrE gene encoding orotate phosphoribosyltransferase — protein sequence MVSKEYLINLLKDNDVFLEGDFTLSSGKKSNYYINMKKAITEPEILSTISKLITSKLDLKEVDKVAGPALGAVPIATAVSLESKLPLLMIRKEKKGYGTSKLIEGELNEGDNVIVVEDVSTTGGSLLKAIKAINENGGNVTRAFVVVDREEGAIEAFEKEGIKLEPLISVNEFF from the coding sequence ATGGTTTCTAAAGAATATTTAATTAATTTATTAAAAGATAATGATGTGTTTCTTGAAGGTGATTTCACATTATCTTCTGGAAAGAAAAGTAATTATTACATTAACATGAAAAAAGCTATTACTGAACCTGAAATTCTTTCTACTATTTCAAAATTAATTACTTCAAAGCTTGATTTAAAAGAAGTTGATAAAGTTGCAGGTCCCGCATTGGGTGCAGTTCCAATTGCTACTGCGGTTTCCTTAGAATCAAAACTTCCTTTATTGATGATCCGTAAAGAAAAGAAAGGTTACGGTACCTCCAAGTTAATTGAAGGTGAATTAAACGAAGGCGACAATGTTATTGTTGTTGAAGATGTTTCAACTACTGGGGGTTCACTTTTAAAAGCTATTAAAGCTATTAATGAAAATGGTGGTAATGTAACAAGAGCATTTGTTGTTGTTGATCGTGAAGAAGGTGCTATTGAAGCATTTGAAAAAGAAGGTATTAAATTAGAACCTTTGATAAGTGTTAATGAATTTTTTTAA